One window of Magallana gigas chromosome 2, xbMagGiga1.1, whole genome shotgun sequence genomic DNA carries:
- the LOC105343303 gene encoding uncharacterized protein, which yields MIATFSAFFVFLFFNSFAGARTLPRRSDACAAAPADILFLLDSSRSEGSTNFQTQKDFVSKFVNFLNIGPNDVQVTVGSFSTAAYSFFNLNTYQNKANLLHAISQIPYRPGGTNTFYALDMAEHYSFTTSHGDRSNAPNIVYVMTDGQSSSHSWTHNAAQHLKNSGVKVFVIGVGHVSIDELIDMATDHEHVFTVDSFSKLPSIQHLVEATYCDVLVGRVCIDKVDYCHRYSKALCFQEDYIAWAQMNCPDYCGFCQIHTPSPTTMKQTTATQRITTPSPTTPSTTTTQPPTTTTQPPPTTAKTTAPSTEEPTPSPISEGPCIDKLSNCAAYGESVCSSYRHWAIENCARFCLFCHDKATPLHVQTSTTKSTTTTTTTEKTTALPTTTQRTYDVCEDKVDKCSSYGPDICFKYTSWAAIQCPRFCLFCTPETTTTPPAATEKSTTVTTPQSTTRESASSTNSMSSNTPVIMVSGTQSVQGTSPKQIELSSTVDSQELTTNPHIIIIGRK from the exons ATGATAGCCACATTTTCagccttttttgtttttctatttttcaaCTCATTCGCGGGTGCCCGCACGCTACCAAGGCGATCAGATG CATGCGCAGCCGCACCAGCCGATATTCTCTTTCTGTTGGATTCTTCCAGAAGTGAAGGGTCAACAAACTTTCAGACTCAGAAGGATTTCGTTTCTAAGTTTGTGAACTTTCTCAACATAGGACCAAACGATGTGCAGGTCACGGTTGGAAGTTTTTCAACGGCCGCTTACAGTTTTTTCAACCTTAACACCTACCAAAACAAGGCCAACCTTTTACATGCTATATCACAG ataCCTTACCGTCCAGGGGGAACCAATACATTTTATGCCCTGGACATGGCTGAACACTACTCCTTTACCACAAGTCACGGTGACCGTTCAAACGCTCCCAACATTGTGTATGTGATGACGGATGGACAGTCCTCTAGTCACTCCTGGACCCACAATGCAGCACAGCACCTAAAAAATTCCGGTGTGAAGGTGTTTGTCATAGGTGTGGGGCACGTGTCAATTGATGAGTTAATAGACATGGCGACTGATCATGAACACGTGTTCACAGTGGATTCTTTCTCTAAATTACCATCGATACAACACCTTGTTGAAGCAACATACTGCGATG tGCTGGTAGGAAGAGTGTGTATCGACAAAGTAGACTACTGTCACAGGTACTCTAAAGCACTGTGTTTCCAGGAAGATTATATTGCATGGGCCCAAATGAACTGCCCAGATTACTGCGGATTTTGTCAAA TTCACACACCGAGTCCTACAACGATGAAGCAAACAACCGCGACCCAGAGGATCACCACACCGAGTCCTACCACACCCTCAACTACCACCACCCAACCACCGACTACCACTACACAACCACCCCCAACCACCGCCAAAACCACGGCGCCATCTACAGaag AACCGACTCCAAGTCCTATATCCGAAG GTCCATGTATTGACAAGTTGTCAAATTGTGCTGCATATGGGGAGTCGGTTTGCAGCAGCTACAGACATTGGGCAATAGAAAACTGTGCCAGATTCTGTCTCTTTTGTCATG ACAAGGCAACACCCCTACACGTGCAAACGtcaacaacaaaatcaacaacaacaacaacaacaacggaGAAAACGACCGCCCTACCCACAACCACACAGA GAACGTATGACGTCTGTGAAGATAAAGTTGACAAATGCAGCTCTTACGGGCCAGACATATGTTTCAAATACACTTCCTGGGCGGCGATTCAATGCCCCAGATTCTGTTTATTTTGTACAC CTGAGACTACCACGACACCGCCCGCCGCCACAGAGAAATCTACCACAGTAACCACACCACAGTCTACCACGCGGGAGTCAG CTTCGTCAACAAACTCGATGTCATCAAATACTCCAGTCATAATGGTATCGGGGACTCAGAGCGTACAAGGAACTTCTCCAAAACAAATTGAACTTTCCTCAACCGTTGATTCTCAAGAACTAA caaCCAATCCTCACATCATTATTATCGGCCGAAAATAA
- the LOC105343337 gene encoding neuronal acetylcholine receptor subunit alpha-3: protein MRAAFVILAVILSFEEANGQFTTTHATNIHTAIFGTSYNKYVRPSATTYVDIELNLLSLNDLDMKNQVMSTSGWLTITWNDPRLAWTAASYGNIEYIYTKQDKIWRPELIIDNSVEDMAPIGDTEIFFKIKNTGAVRWDPPGQYVTHCNIDVSYYPFDYQKCSIEITTFAFTTDVVILNKTKDSVNVDDFKENGEWVLDSSSVEEQVLTENGEMFSLLEFKLIFKRRPGYYLTNVVYPVILVSLLTNLVFLLPVDSGEKISYILTVLLAQAVLLTLVGDSMPTTSKHTPVIGIYISFVLVMAALAIVITILNLRLHLRADQATVPRWLKSFTFIVLLKVNCLSAKVKDQNKNHVVSQNDTLELQDDDGRSKSSECVKTEAWKNQDDEFPFECKEVSYLLDIFFFYLFNIITFVVTVVLLVVLAVCDRPT, encoded by the exons ATGAGGGCTGCGTTTGTGATATTAGCAGTTATATTGTCGTTTGAAg AGGCAAATGGCCAGTTCACCACCACCCATGCAACTAACATTCACACTGCCATTTTTGGAACCTCGTACAATAAATATGTCCGACCGTCTGCTACCACGTACGTTGACATCGAATTAAATCTGCTCTCGCTCAATGATTTG GACATGAAAAATCAGGTCATGTCGACGTCTGGCTGGCTAACTATT ACATGGAACGATCCTCGCTTGGCTTGGACTGCGGCCTCATACGGCAACATAGAATATATCTACACCAAACAGGACAAAATATGGCGCCCTGAACTCATCATAGACAATTC TGTTGAAGACATGGCACCCATTGGTGATACcgagatttttttcaaaataaagaatacAGGGGCAGTTCGTTGGGATCCCCCTGGCCAATACGTCACTCATTGTAATATTGACGTCTCTTATTACCCATTCGACTACCAGAAATGTTCCATTGAGATAACGACGTTTGCCTTCACGACAGACGTTGTTATTTTAAACAAGACTAAAGATAGTGTCAACGTCGATGATTTTAAAGAGAACGGAGAATGGGTACTGGATTCTTCGAGTGTGGAAGAGCAGGTTTTGACGGAAAATGGCGAGATGTTCTCGCTGCTGGAATTTAAACTTATCTTCAAGCGCCGCCCTGGATATTATCTCACAAACGTCGTTTACCCCGTGATTTTAGTGTCTCTTCTGACAAACTTAGTGTTTCTCCTGCCGGTGGACTCCGGGGAAAAGATTTCCTACATCTTGACTGTTCTACTGGCTCAGGCAGTGTTGCTGACCCTAGTAGGGGACAGTATGCCAACGACGTCCAAACATACACCTGTCATAG GAATATACATCTCCTTTGTACTCGTAATGGCTGCCTTGGCTATTGTCATCACCATCCTGAACCTCCGCCTTCACCTCAGAGCGGACCAAGCAACAGTGCCCAGATGGCTCAAGTCCTTCACCTTTATTGTGCTTCTGAAAGTCAACTGTCTCAGCGCAAAGGTCAAAGACCAGAACAAAAATCACGTGGTTTCCCAGAATGACACATTAGAGCTGCAAGATGACGACGGAAGAAGTAAATCATCGGAGTGTGTGAAGACAGAGGCGTGGAAAAATCAAGATGATGAGTTTCCATTCGAATGCAAAGAAGTTTCTTACTTGCTGgacattttcttcttttatttattcaacattataACATTCGTCGTAACTGTAGTTTTGCTTGTTGTTTTAGCAGTTTGTGATAGGCCTACATAA
- the LOC105343338 gene encoding uncharacterized protein — translation MTYIFIRLIPIVLLIFSFNGFTNASLAVCAKTPADILFALDTSTSIGSQNFEREKQFVLAFVADMDIGPSDVQVSVGTFSDNARRYFALNSHPNLHDLQAAIKGMYYEFGQTQTHLAFLLAEKFVFTNVSGDRPSATNVMFVLTDGRSQNHTATVQGAQRLKNAGVKIYAIGIGNQTDRGELNDIASDTNHVFMVDSFTDLSSIHTLVQNTYCEGYLSTNKPSGTLSLSTTRSSAASSTSLMSTIVSTSSTSSVPTAISASTTVKSTSTHTSALSSTETTAMSTTTTAMTSNPTSDSSNPTPGSSNPTPGSSNPTPDSSNPTPDNSNPTTDGLNLTTDGSSVMTSVITNSTPSPESTSTSLPTPALPTTIPTPPPIPDGPCEDKITNCAGYGDGVCTSYRKWSIQNCARFCTFCHDSVTRTSTTTTLNVPTTTTTTTTTTTLPSTTSLTTRVYTVCEDKIDRCSLYGPDICFKYTTWAAVQCPKFCVFCEPPSTTTTTTTTTTTTTTTPLPSTTPFVCADQAPNCAELGPAMCMEDKAFAMRNCPVFCLLCTPTETSIGVTEPQTFKTSTTIRQITTNPDIIIIGRKRFDRLHGKLLGHLILK, via the exons ATGACTTACATCTTTATTCGCCTTATTCCCAttgttttgttgatattttcttttaatgggTTTACAAATGCAAGCCTTGCAG TGTGTGCTAAAACTCCAGCGGACATCTTGTTCGCTCTGGATACCTCGACAAGTATAGGAAGTCAAAACTTTGAAAGAGAGAAGCAGTTTGTATTAGCGTTTGTAGCCGACATGGACATAGGACCCTCTGACGTGCAGGTGTCCGTCGGGACGTTCTCCGACAATGCTCGCAGATACTTTGCCTTGAACTCTCATCCAAATTTACATGACCTCCAAGCTGCAATAAAAGGA atGTACTATGAGTTTGGACAGACGCAGACACACTTAGCATTCCTGTTAGCAGAGAAGTTTGTATTTACAAACGTTAGTGGAGACAGGCCATCGGCAACAAATGTCATGTTCGTCCTTACTGATGGTCGTTCTCAAAACCACACGGCCACGGTGCAGGGGGCACAGAGATTGAAAAATGCCGGGGTCAAAATATACGCCATTGGTATTGGTAATCAGACGGATAGAGGTGAACTCAATGACATTGCAAGCGATACAAACCATGTATTTATGGTGGATAGTTTTACAGACCTGAGCTCAATTCACACACTTGTACAAAACACGTACTGCGAAG GTTATCTGAGTACAAACAAACCGAGTGGTACACTATCTTTATCAACAACTCGCAGTTCAGCCGCATCTTCGACATCTTTAATGTCAACAATTGTGTCCACATCGTCAACGTCTTCAGTGCCAACAGCAATTTCCGCTTCAACCACAGTCAAGTCAACAAGCACACATACATCGGCTTTGTCTTCAACAGAGACGACAGCGATGAGTACCACGACAACAGCAATGACTTCGAATCCAACATCCGACAGCTCAAATCCAACACCCGGCAGCTCAAACCCAACACCCGGCAGCTCAAACCCAACACCTGACAGCTCAAATCCAACACCTGACAACTCAAACCCAACAACCGACGGCTTAAATTTAACAACTGACGGCTCTTCGGTTATGACTTCAGTTATAACTAACAGCACACCATCTCCAGAATCTACAAGCACGAGTTTGCCAACACCAGCTCTCCCTACGACTA ttCCCACGCCACCTCCAATACCCGATG GGCCGTGCGAGGACAAAATCACAAATTGCGCTGGGTACGGGGATGGAGTATGCACTTCCTACCGGAAATGGTCCATCCAAAACTGCGCGCGCTTTTGCACCTTTTGTCACG ATTCTGTGACCAGAacttcaacaacaacaacacttAACGtcccaacaacaacaacaacaacaacaacaacaacgactTTGCCGTCAACAACTTCCTTGACTACAA GGGTGTACACCGTTTGTGAGGACAAGATAGACCGATGCAGTCTGTATGGTCCTGatatttgctttaaatataCCACCTGGGCTGCTGTTCAGTGCCccaaattttgtgttttttgtgaAC CTCCATCAACTACCACCACTACCACTACCACCACTACCACTACCACCACAACACCACTTCCTTCTACCACTCCCTTTGTTTGTGCTGACCAAGCGCCAAACTGTGCTGAACTCGGTCCCGCTATGTGTATGGAGGATAAAGCATTTGCGATGCGCAACTGCCCAGTGTTTTGTCTATTGTGTACAC CCACTGAAACTTCGATAGGGGTAACTGAACCTCAGACATTCAAAACTAGCACCACGATCAGACAAATAA CTACTAATCCAGACATAATAATCATAGGAAGAAAACGATTCGACAGACTTCATGGTAAACTACTTGGACACCTGATATTGAAATGA